The stretch of DNA ACTACATTTTCTAAGGGAACAAAGCCATTCCAACCTCAATAACATACCACTAAAGATCCAATAAATCAACACAATTTTTAGGCTTACAGAAAATAAGACCCAACGGCAGAAgcacaaagaaaaattaaaaaaaaaaccaatgaaaacaaaattgtaagtaACTGagatttttaaacatttttaatcaaaaaccacTAACTAAtcactacaaacacaaaagtaTTGACAAAAAAGCTACTTGCACAAgttactaattaaataataaaataattaaaaaaattacctacaactacatataataatatcaaataaCAATCCAACGNNNNNNNNNNNNNNNNNNNNNNNNNNNNNNNNNNNNNNNNNNNNNNNNNNNNNNNNNNNNNNNNNNNNNNNNNNNNNNNNNNNNNNNNNNNNNNNNNNNNNNNNNNNNNNNNNNNNNNNNNNNNNNNNNNNNNNNNNNNNNNNNNNNNNNNNNNNNNNNNNNNNNNNNNNNNNNNNNNNNNNNNNNNNNNNNNNNNNNNNNNNNNNNNNNNNNNNNNNNNNNNNNNNNNNNNNNNNNNNNNNNNNNNNNNNNNNNNNNNNNNNNNNNNNNNNNNNNNNNNNNNNNNNNNNNNNNNNNNNNNNNNNNNNNNNNNNNNNNNNNNNNNNNNNNNNNNNNNNNNNNNNNNNNNNNNNNNNNNNNNNNNNNNNNNNNNNNNNNNNNNNNNNNNNNNNNNNNNNNNNNNNNNNNNNNNNNNNNNNNNNNNNNNNNNNNNNNNNNNNNNNNNNNNNNNNNNNNNNNNNNNNNNNNNNNNNNNNNNNNNNNNNNNNNNNNNNNNNNNNNNNNNNNNNNNNNNNNNNNNNNNNNNNNNNNNNNNNNNNNNNNNNNNNNNNNNNNNNNNNNNNNNNNNNNNNNNNNNNNNNNNNNNNNNNNNNNNNNNNNNNNNNNNNNNNNNNNNNNNNNNNNNNNNNNNNNNNNNNNNNNNNNNNNNNNNNNNNNNNNNNNNNNNNNNNNNNNNNNNNNNNNNNNNNNNNNNNNNNNNNNNNNNNNNNNNNNNNNNNNNNNNNNNNNNNNNNNNNNNNNNNNNNNNNNNNNNNNNNNNNNNNNNNNNNNNNNNNNNNNNNNNNNNNNNNNNNNNNNNNNNNNNNNNNNNNNNNNNNNNNNNNNNNNNNNNNNNNNNNNNNNNNNNNNNNNNNNNNNNNNNNNNNNNNNNNNNNNNNNNNNNNNNNNNNNNNNNNNNNNNNNNNNNNNNNNNNNNNNNNNNNNNNNNNNNNNNNNNNNNNNNNNNNNNNNNNNNNNNNNNNNNNNNNNNNNNNNNNNNNNNNNNNNNNNNNNNNNNNNNNNNNNNNNNNNNNNNNNNNNNNNNNNNNNNNNNNNNNNNNNNNNNNNNNNNNNNNNNNNNNNNNNNNNNNNNNNNNNNNNNNNNNNNNNNNNNNNNNNNNNNNNNNNNNNNNNNNNNNNNNNNNNNNNNNNNNNNNNNNNNNNNNNNNNNNNNNNNNNNNNNNNNNNNNNNNNNNNNNNNNNNNNNNNNNNNNNNNNNNNNNNNNNNNNNNNNNNNNNNNNNNNNNNNNNNNNNNNNNNNNNNNNNNNNNNNNNNNNNNNNNNNNNNNNNNNNNNNNNNNNNNNNNNNNNNNNNNNNNNNNNNNNNNNNNNNNNNNNNNNNNNNNNNNNNNNNNNNNNNNNNNNNNNNNNNNNNNNNNNNNNNNNNNNNNNNNNNNNNNNNNNNNNNNNNNNNNNNNNNNNNNNNNNNNNNNNNNNNNNNNNNNNNNNNNNNNNNNNNNNNNNNNNNNNNNNNNNNNNNNNNNNNNNNNNNNNNNNNNNNNNNNNNNNNNNNNNNNNNNNNNNNNNNNNNNNNNNNNNNNNNNNNNNNNNNNNNNNNNNNNNNNNNNNNNNNNNNNNNNNNNNNNNNNNNNNNNNNNNNNNNNNNNNNNNNNNNNNNNNNNNNNNNNNNNNNNNNNNNNNNNNNNNNNNNNNNNNNNNNNNNNNNNNNNNNNNNNNNNNNNNNNNNNNNNNNNNNNNNNNNNNNNNNNNNNNNNNNNNNNNNNNNNNNNNNNNNNNNNNNNNNNNNNNNNNNNNNNNNNNNNNNNNNNNNNNNNNNNNNNNNNNNNNNNNNNNNNNNNNNNNNNNNNNNNNNNNNNNNNNNNNNNNNNNNNNNNNNNNNNNNNNNNNNNNNNNNNNNNNNNNNNNNNNNNNNNNNNNNNNNNNNNNNNNNNNNNNNNNNNNNNNNNNNNNNNNNNNNNNNNNNNNNNNNNNNNNNNNNNNNNNNNNNNNNNNNNNNNNNNNNNNNNNNNNNNNNNNNNNNNNNNNNNNNNNNNNNNNNNNNNNNNNNNNNNNNNNNNNNNNNNNNNNNNNNNNNNNNNNNNNNNNNNNNNNNNNNNNNNNNNNNNNNNNNNNNNNNNNNNNNNNNNNNNNNNNNNNNNNNNNNNNNNNNNNNNNNNNNNNNNNNNNNNNNNNNNNNNNNNNNNNNNNNNNNNNNNNNNNNNNNNNNNNNNNNNNNNNNNNNNNNNNNNNNNNNNNNNNNNNNNNNNNNNNNNNNNNNNNNNNNNNNNNNNNNNNNNNNNNNNNNNNNNNNNNNNNNNNNNNNNNNNNNNNNNNNNNNNNNNNNNNNNNNNNNNNNNNNNNNNNNNNNNNNNNNNNNNNNNNNNNNNNNNNNNNNNNNNNNNNNNNNNNNNNNNNNNNNNNNNNNNNNNNNNNNNNNNNNNNNNNNNNNNNNNNNNNNNNNNNNNNNNNNNNNNNNNNNNNNNNNNNNNNNNNNNNNNNNNNNNNNNNNNNNNNNNNNNNNNNNNNNNNNNNNNNNNNNNNNNNNNNNNNNNNNNNNNNNNNNNNNNNNNNNNNNNNNNNNNNNNNNNNNNNNNNNNNNNNNNNNNNNNNNNNNNNNNNNNNNNNNNNNNNNNNNNNNNNNNNNNNNNNNNNNNNNNNNNNNNNNNNNNNNNNNNNNNNNNNNNNNNNNNNNNNNNNNNNNNNNNNNNNNNNNNNNNNNNNNNNNNNNNNNNNNNNNNNNNNNNNNNNNNNNNNNNNNNNNNNNNNNNNNNNNNNNNNNNNNNNNNNNNNNNNNNNNNNNNNNNNNNNNNNNNNNNNNNNNNNNNNNNNNNNNNNNNNNNNNNNNNNNNNNNNNNNNNNNNNNNNNNNNNNNNNNNNNNNNNNNNNNNNNNNNNNNNNNNNNNNNNNNNNNNNNNNNNNNNNNNNNNNNNNNNNNNNNNNNNNNNNNNNNNNNNNNNNNNNNNNNNNNNNNNNNNNNNNNNNNNNNNNNNNNNNNNNNNNNNNNNNNNNNNNNNNNNNNNNNNNNNNNNNNNNNNNNNNNNNNNNNNNNNNNNNNNNNNNNNNNNNNNNNNNNNNNNNNNNNNNNNNNNNNNNNNNNNNNNNNNNNNNNNNNNNNNNNNNNNNNNNNNNNNNNNNNNNNNNNNNNNNNNNNNNNNNNNNNNNNNNNNNNNNNNNNNNNNNNNNNNNNNNNNNNNNNNNNNNNNNNNNNNNNNNNNNNNNNNNNNNNNNNNNNNNNNNNNNNNNNNNNNNNNNNNNNNNNNNNNNNNNNNNNNNNNNNNNNNNNNNNNNNNNNNNNNNNNNNNNNNNNNNNNNNNNNNNNNNNNNNNNNNNNNNNNNNNNNNNNNNNNNNNNNNNNNNNNNNNNNNNNNNNNNNNNNNNNNNNNNNNNNNNNNNNNNNNNNNNNNNNNNNNNNNNNNNNNNNNNNNNNNNNNNNNNNNNNNNNNNNNNNNNNNNNNNNNNNNNNNNNNNNNNNNNNNNNNNNNNNNNNNNNNNNNNNNNNNNNNNNNNNNNNNNNNNNNNNNNNNNNNNNNNNNNNNNNNNNNNNNNNNNNNNNNNGGGAAACACAACTAAAATTCAATTAACATTAGTCGCCAGAAATTGACAAAACCATCACCAAACAGAAGAAAATGTAAGAGATACATACACCGTTAGTTGAGGGAAAAGATGTTGAAATTCAAGTTCCAGATTTTGTTCACATTAGACTTAAATTGAATGACTTACTAAACCAGCCACAAAAATATACACCcaaaatggttttaaaaaaagCATCATAGaagcaaaaattaaattttacaacaCACAATTCACATCCAATCGAAAACCACACTTTGGGGCCAAccgaaacaaaacttaaaactaagatctcaaaaacaatggataaattaaatatgaaatgaaaggaagaaaacaattaaaaacaacaGATTTGCACACCAATTAACACTTAACTGGAACGAAAACATTAGGGGAGAACCAATTACCCCCTACAGATGCGAAGCAAAGAGGAAAACACCCAAATACACCCAAAACAAATGTGTACATCGATGAAAGGGATGAATGAAGAAGGATAACAAGCATCAAATAAATAGTTTCAAAACTCTTATTGTCCTGTAGATCGCAAAAATGACTTCTCTGCTATCCGTTCACGAGACACTACATTTTCTAAGGGAACAAAGCCATTCCAACCTCAATAACATACCACTAAAGATCCAATAAATCAACACAATTTTTAGGCTTACAGAAAATAAGACCCAACGGCAGAAgcacaaagaaaaattaaaaaaaaaaccaatgaaaacaaaattgtaagtaACTGagatttttaaacatttttaatcaaaaaccacTAACTAAtcactacaaacacaaaagtaTTGACAAAAAAGCTACTTGCACAAgttactaattaaataataaaataattaaaaaaattacctacaactacatataataatatcaaataacaatccaacgacaaaataacaattttttaattaaagtaaCGACTAAAGCGGGACAACAACTATTACTATACAAACTTAActtctaattctatatttttttaaacgaaaaagAGATCAtgatgatttaaattaattaaaataaaaaaattgactacATTATACTAGCTGaaaaaacatatagaaaaaaaataaatcaacaaaagagcaaagaaaaacatacaaataacCTAACtagatgaaaagaagaaaaatacataccaaaaaaacaaattaacaaaacaaccGAAAAATACCTTTATCTAATTTCTGCGCGTAGCGCGGGTCAAATTTTAGTATGTGATAAAGATTTTCGAATATCCTTAAAGTCAAAGGACAATTATGGTAACTTCAAATTGTTCCAAAGAAATAATGCTGTGACTATGTAGTGGATTGAACATGCGAATTATAAAAGATTATCTTgttaaagtaataaaaaaaaagagtcttcttcttttttgccaaaaaaacaaagattatcTAAGAGGAAGAAAGcttacataaacataaaaataattattttatgcaATGGATCTGCACTATGCTAAGTGCTAACAAAACGTAACATCTTACGTAGTCCATGATTACATGCCACTTAAATACTACTATAAGAAGAAATATTACAAACGTgaaaaaatattcagatttaTAAATTGAAGCCACTACGTATTATTTGGTCCCGTAACTTCCATTGGTATCATCATTATATATGGCCacattaattataaacttatagtTCATATTAATAGCTTAAATAAATGATAGTAATATGTAAAAAGAAACCATGGTAATCCTCTCtctctaaaataaaatctaaaatcccTCTACTTTCTCTCTAGCCAAAAAACCGCCGCCTTAGTTTTGACCGGCTCCGGTGGCTTCTTCAGCACCGGAGTTGGGGTTCCTCTGTTTAGTTTGTCTTTGGTTTCTTCGTTTATCGGCACATCCATGTTTTTTCTTCCAACGGCCTTAGATCTAGATTTTCAGATCTAGTATTTTTTAACCTTAGATCTTTCTAACCTTGGGTTTAGCTTCTTGGCTTTTGGTTTCTCTGTCAAGTTTAGCTTCAGATCTGGCCGTTCCTTGGCTGAGGCAGTCCCCAACCGCTCTTCACTGCCTCTGATGAAGATTCTTCACCAACGCAGATNTATTGACAAAAAAGCTACTTGCACAAgttactaattaaataataaaataattaaaaaaattacctacaactacatataataatatcaaataacaatccaacgacaaaataacaattttttaattaaagtaaCGACTAAAGCGGGACAACAACTATTACTATACAAACTTAActtctaattctatatttttttaaacgaaaaagAGATCAtgatgatttaaattaattaaaataaaaaaattgactacATTATACTAGCTGaaaaaacatatagaaaaaaaataaatcaacaaaagagcaaagaaaaacatacaaataacCTAACtagatgaaaagaagaaaaatacataccaaaaaaacaaattaacaaaacaaccGAAAAATACCTTTATCTAATTTCTGCGCGTAGCGCGGGTCAAATTTTAGTATGTGATAAAGATTTTCGAATATCCTTAAAGTCAAAGGACAATTATGGTAACTTCAAATTGTTCCAAAGAAATAATGCTGTGACTATGTAGTGGATTGAACATGCGAATTATAAAAGATTATCTTgttaaagtaataaaaaaaaagagtcttcttcttttttgccaaaaaaacaaagattatcTAAGAGGAAGAAAGcttacataaacataaaaataattattttatgcaATGGATCTGCACTATGCTAAGTGCTAACAAAACGTAACATCTTACGTAGTCCATGATTACATGCCACTTAAATACTACTATAAGAAGAAATATTACAAACGTgaaaaaatattcagatttaTAAATTGAAGCCACTACGTATTATTTGGTCCCGTAACTTCCATTGGTATCATCATTATATATGGCCacattaattataaacttatagtTCATATTAATAGCTTAAATAAATGATAGTAATATGTAAAAAGAAACCATGGTAATCCTCTCtctctaaaataaaatctaaaatcccTCTACTTTCTCTCTAGCCAAAAAACCGCCGCCTTAGTTTTGACCGGCTCCGGTGGCTTCTTCAGCACCGGAGTTGGGGTTCCTCTGTTTAGTTTGTCTTTGGTTTCTTCGTTTATCGGCACATCCATGTTTTTTCTTCCAACGGCCTTAGATCTAGATTTTCAGATCTAGTATTTTTTAACCTTAGATCTTTCTAACCTTGGGTTTAGCTTCTTGGCTTTTGGTTTCTCTGTCAAGTTTAGCTTCAGATCTGGCCGTTCCTTGGCTGAGGCAGTCCCCAACCGCTCTTCACTGCCTCTGATGAAGATTCTTCACCAACGCAGATCGAGATCTCTTTCCTGTTTTTAAAGAGTCATTCTTCCTGAGTGGTCTCTAGGCTTTGGTATTGTCTCACCGCCCTCGGTAGCTCCTCCGTGAAGCAACATAAAGGGTCGCACGGCTTACTCAATCGGTTTTAACTAGTGGTAAAAGAGGTTCTTGCATGTTAACCcgttgtgtgttttttcttttctcagatttgtttttatttatcatcataagttttaggttttaaatttctttttttggatctcTTATTTCTGATCCGGGAAGTAGTGAATGGGTGTTGTGTAATTTATCTGTCCGGGTTGTTTCCCCTTTAGCCTCCGGGAGTGTTCTTGTACTCGCCGGCTTAAGTCTCCGGAAGGATTAAATTCCTTGTCGGCCTTTGTATTTCTCCTTAAAGTTATTATCAATGAATCAttcagacgaaaaaaaaaaaaaatgatagtaaTATGTAATTGTAGTGGCTTAGGCCTAGCTAGGTGATTTAAATAAACAAAGCTAAGGCTAGAAAGATCGAGTctcttaaagaaagaaagaaagaaagtacCAATGCTGCTAGTCATTGAActaccactacaagaaaacatgttgAAATCCTACTAAATTTCCTAccaaaattttggtaaaacaaattTCCTACCAAAAACTTACAATTATTTTACGAAAAACAGTTGTCGAAGGAAATTGAGAGGAAAATTCCTACGAAATTTAATCGTAAGAAATTCGTAGGAAATTTCCtacaaaattctttcaaaacatAACATCGTAGAAAATTTTGAAGGAAAATGGAACAAATTAAATAGGAAAAGAGGGGTTAGGAATTTGGTAGGAATATTTCTTTCTAATTTCCTACGAAAAATATACTGAAGATATTTAGTAGGAAACTCGTAGAAACGTTTTCCTTCCAATTTTTTACGAAATATGTTTCCTACCAAATTCCTACTAATTGAAGAAATGTTTTCTACCAACTTACTTCAAAATAGTTAGTCGTAGGAAAAttgtaagttttatttatttaattcatttacttataaatttaaaatcatttttatatatatattgactttacatttacaaaatatttttttatctatttacttataaatttaaatctctACTAcctataaattacaaaataaatcaataaactttttcaaacttaacccttaaagttttaaataaagTCATTTTCTTAATCCTAAAACACTAACCcaagaatttatttattttagtcaGATATTAGaagattattttcaaaataaaattttagaacaaATATACTGGTTTCCATTAAAATTCCTATAATTATGGCTTTCTTACACATTAATATAGTAATTAGTGAAAGCTTCTTATTGGCTAATATACTGAAACAAGGATTGCACTGTCCACCGTTGATATTTTAAATCCAACGGcctatatcttcttcttccttttctcttcttctcctatgTCTCTTCTACTCCACCGATGAAACACaagttctttactttttttttttgaaacacagACTCATGTCGTCAATTTCAGTCTTGTGACAAacgagatgatgatgaacaaagaATTCACCAGTATCTTTCTAGCTGTCGTTCACCACCATCATATCTCGAAGCTTCCGCTGCTGTTCACCACCTTATTTCGATCCTCTACAGCTGTGGGTTCGCTCGATGCCACGATTTCAATCTATTACcttagttttgtttggttttttcatttctttgagTTGATGGAATTGATCGATTTCATATTTGatgtttctgtgtttttgtttgtgtttcagaTTTGGATCTGATAAAAAAATGACTGATTGAGGGTCTATTGAAGTATTGAATATTTGGTGTTTGGTGGAAGACGAGAGCGGTCTATTGCTAGAGACGGTGGCAGATAAGATCGTTTCATACTGTAGCAGGTTTGGTGGGTCGGCGGTGAGATCTCAACGGCGGGAACCGGATTCTCTCGCCGGGTCTTTCCAAGCCGCTGTGTCTGCCGCAAAGCTTTGGTCCTTGAATCCGCTGGAGCTAATGCCCTGACTCTCTGCTTCCGGTTATACAGCAAGATCCGAGCCTCCGATATGATTCCGGGGAGTATTTCCGATTGCTTCCATTTTATAACTGTGTCCTCATTGTAATCGGTCCAGCCCTAGCCCATTAAGGggtattaattttaatatatatatatatatatatatatagttaaaattgTATGGATCTTAAAAGATAAAACTGTATTTGGGATTATGTATTCCTTCAATTGTtaatcaattttgaatttataaaaatgcaaaacttatTGGAAACGAGGAAAATTAATTGGGGGGTTTGATctagaaaaatagaataaagTTTTGGTAGGAAAAAAGAATGAAGTTGTGGTAGgaaaatagaattaaattttTGAAGGAATCTGGAGTGAAATATTTCGAAGGAAAACGGAAGGAAATAATTAGAAGGAAAATCGAAGGAAAcagtttcttttgaatatttcgAAGGAAAATTGACGAAACTGTCTTTCactgttctttcttttctcctatGAAATTTCTTTCGAAAGTAGTTTCGtaggaattttgaaagatatttcCTTCCAAATTCTCATTAATTTTGATTTCCTTCGGGCTATTTCCTCTTTCGTTTTTCGTAGGAAAATGGTAAGAAATCGTTGTTTCTTACTAATTTTCTTCGATTTCTACGGTAGGAAATCAATCAGTATACTGCTAATGTTatgatcaaattttttttttttagaataaatatatatctagatTATCATCAACTTTCTTAGTTTCATCAACTTATTGTTATTGACGGACGgacataaagttttttttttgttttttttcatctacAAGTGCAATGACTATCACGATAATCATAACATTGATTGGTACCGTAAGTGGATGTATACtacatttttcatgtttttctaATCGTCCAGTTTGTCGATGTAGCtattgttttacttttgataCTTTGTGGTGACATTgcgatattttaaaattttaacgtTTGACCATCAGTGATGATCACgcatttttataattaagtttcttttcaataattatGGCAATGATTATGCAGAGTAAGCATGGAGTGTTCCCAATATGACCACTATCTCAACATACCTGCTCACTATACatctttattattatacatGCATATACCGCATGCAAGTTTGTTCAAATTTGATCtaagagcatgtgcattggttGGGACAAAAATTTGGtccttcaaatatattaatcttatttacaaagtttcttaattttggtatGAGCATTAGTGTCCCTCAATAGTTGGTCCcctgtaaaaaataatattatttttaatatttaaaattaaatatttaaattaataagtaaaatcatattaaagtttaaattcaaataaaacatattaaaattttataaaatcttaattttggTGAATCCATTGTGTAACTTGATCAAATATATGCAGTACAAGTATTTGGtttattgcaaaaaaaagatgtttctCAGTTTTGATCATTCAATTACAAGGAATCAAGAAACCAGCTGTAAACTCAAGACTTGACATTGCTGCTACTAATAAACAAGATTAGGCTCAAACTCGGCGAAATCAACAGAGCCAGATTCAACAGGAGGCATGAGATAAGCAGCCAAGATCTCAGAGGCTAaagaagcaaccaaaggaaTCCGCTTGAGTGTCTTGATGAAAGAAGGATCATCGGTTTGTCCTACAGCCAGCAGCTTCTCATAGCTCACAACCATTCTATCCAATTTCCTCTTAAACTCAGGGTTCTCAACATCCAGCACCGCCGGGAATATTCTTGTCGTGGTTCGGTTTGTCTGAAACAAAGTACAA from Camelina sativa cultivar DH55 chromosome 9, Cs, whole genome shotgun sequence encodes:
- the LOC104712185 gene encoding magnesium-protoporphyrin IX monomethyl ester [oxidative] cyclase, chloroplastic-like; the encoded protein is MLLYIWSRFFCLSVYVTMYLNDCQRTNFYEGIGLNTKEFDMHVIIETNRTTTRIFPAVLDVENPEFKRKLDRMVVSYEKLLAVGQTDDPSFIKTLKRIPLVASLASEILAAYLMPPVESGSVDFAEFEPNLVY